A single region of the Acidobacteriota bacterium genome encodes:
- a CDS encoding gamma-glutamyltransferase encodes MGRGLVETTDLTLNRRTLLAAAAGGAAMAMGCGPGSEPRTSTPAAVNGWTPPDDERRRDLVATARFGPKQAVRSTSGLAICTHPLASAAAADMLALGGNACDGVLAASIAQAVVEPHMTTLSGCLSMLYYDAASGEYTYVNGMMAAPQAVPDVRNMNVAEFGALMTKTDGTLCFVPGFWGGFEAGHERHGLLPRATVMAPAIHYARDGFEIHPFLWGEMFVESAVLGRELFSREIYFNGSTLRDIGDKLVQSALADTLERLAEDGGDHFYRGEFGRRYAETVQAKGGLITADDMAAYEAFWDEPVKGTYRDYGVVGSPAPDFGGQALVEIMNMVERLDLQQAGPAFESGETTLKMMQIIGRVYADAVGGRFDGTLPDVERAISKEYAAERFTTLEGKPASPNDRYEALGVVPPPPPGSNHVTVVDAAGNVATVLHSVMSMPFRTGIYVDGVYACASGVHLGSGPVEPGGRAHARICPNMFTRDGKPVLASGSPSVSLTENIVQNTVNLLDFGLDLESSVHKPRFGGSSMSVPGALIVEADLAGDPVGRLEDAGATVEVVNPWNWLCGSFEGVLIDGDGAVACGDPRRTAQAVAV; translated from the coding sequence ATGGGAAGAGGACTCGTTGAGACGACGGACCTGACCCTGAATCGCCGGACCCTGCTGGCCGCGGCGGCCGGAGGCGCGGCCATGGCGATGGGGTGCGGACCGGGATCGGAACCCAGGACTTCCACGCCGGCCGCGGTCAACGGCTGGACGCCCCCGGACGATGAGCGGCGGCGGGATCTCGTGGCGACGGCGCGCTTCGGACCCAAGCAGGCCGTCCGGAGTACTTCCGGCCTCGCCATCTGCACACATCCCCTGGCGTCCGCCGCCGCGGCCGACATGCTCGCCCTGGGCGGCAACGCTTGCGACGGTGTGCTCGCCGCCAGCATTGCCCAGGCCGTCGTCGAGCCCCACATGACGACCCTCTCGGGCTGCCTGTCGATGCTCTACTACGACGCCGCCTCCGGCGAGTACACCTACGTCAACGGCATGATGGCGGCACCGCAGGCGGTGCCGGACGTGCGGAACATGAACGTGGCCGAGTTCGGGGCGCTGATGACGAAGACCGACGGCACACTCTGCTTCGTGCCGGGGTTCTGGGGCGGCTTCGAGGCCGGTCACGAGCGCCACGGGCTGCTGCCGCGGGCCACCGTGATGGCCCCGGCCATCCACTACGCCCGCGATGGCTTCGAGATCCATCCCTTCCTGTGGGGCGAGATGTTCGTCGAGTCGGCGGTGCTGGGCCGGGAGCTCTTCAGTCGGGAGATCTACTTCAACGGCAGCACACTGCGCGACATCGGCGACAAGCTGGTGCAGAGCGCTCTCGCCGACACGCTCGAGCGGCTCGCCGAAGATGGCGGCGATCACTTCTACCGGGGCGAGTTCGGCCGCCGGTACGCCGAGACCGTGCAGGCGAAGGGCGGCCTGATCACCGCCGATGACATGGCGGCCTATGAGGCGTTCTGGGACGAGCCGGTGAAGGGCACCTACCGCGACTACGGCGTCGTCGGTTCGCCGGCGCCGGACTTCGGCGGTCAGGCCCTGGTCGAGATCATGAACATGGTCGAGCGGCTCGACCTCCAGCAGGCGGGCCCCGCGTTCGAGTCCGGCGAGACGACGCTCAAGATGATGCAGATCATCGGTCGGGTGTACGCCGACGCGGTGGGCGGCCGCTTCGACGGCACCCTGCCCGACGTGGAGCGGGCGATCTCGAAGGAGTACGCGGCGGAGCGGTTCACGACGCTCGAGGGCAAACCGGCCAGCCCCAACGACCGGTACGAGGCATTGGGCGTGGTGCCGCCGCCTCCGCCGGGCTCGAACCACGTCACGGTGGTCGACGCCGCGGGGAACGTCGCCACGGTGCTGCACTCGGTTATGTCGATGCCGTTCAGGACCGGCATCTACGTCGACGGCGTCTATGCCTGCGCCTCTGGCGTCCACCTCGGCTCCGGTCCGGTCGAACCGGGCGGCCGGGCGCACGCGCGCATCTGCCCGAACATGTTCACGCGTGACGGCAAGCCCGTGCTCGCATCAGGGTCGCCGAGCGTGTCCCTGACCGAGAACATCGTCCAGAACACGGTCAACCTGCTCGACTTTGGCCTCGACCTCGAGAGCTCGGTCCACAAGCCACGGTTCGGCGGCTCGTCGATGAGCGTGCCCGGCGCCCTGATCGTGGAGGCCGACCTGGCCGGCGACCCGGTCGGGCGACTGGAGGATGCGGGCGCCACCGTCGAAGTGGTCAATCCCTGGAACTGGCTCTGCGGTTCCTTCGAAGGCGTCCTGATCGATGGGGACGGCGCTGTCGCCTGCGGCGATCCGAGGCGGACGGCGCAGGCGGTCGCCGTTTGA
- the modA gene encoding molybdate ABC transporter substrate-binding protein translates to MRAVLRLAPVLLLAAAGASAGEVTVAVAANAAEAVEALAADFEQRTGHRVTVTVGSTGKLYAQILHGAPFDVFLAADQERPRLLVEQGLAVEESRHTYAVGRLALWSPDPTVEASVGTLRAGSFRRLAIANPDLAPYGAAARETLQELGLWKSLRGKIAFGENVGQAFAMIASGNAELGFTALSSVLSARNVRAGSLWEVPANLHAPVRQDSVLLERGQGKAAARDFYLFLGSPEARNVVESFGFIVDGAVGPLDDSQPGERPGAPAQGPVGKRRPGQFINR, encoded by the coding sequence TTGAGGGCAGTTCTTCGGCTCGCGCCGGTGCTACTCCTGGCGGCAGCGGGGGCCTCTGCCGGAGAGGTCACCGTCGCCGTGGCGGCGAATGCCGCCGAAGCAGTCGAGGCGCTCGCAGCCGACTTCGAGCAGCGGACCGGCCATCGGGTCACGGTCACCGTCGGCTCGACGGGCAAGCTCTACGCCCAGATCCTCCATGGCGCGCCCTTCGACGTGTTCCTTGCCGCTGACCAGGAGCGTCCGCGGCTGCTGGTGGAACAGGGACTGGCTGTCGAGGAGTCTCGCCACACCTACGCGGTCGGGCGGCTGGCGCTTTGGAGTCCGGATCCGACGGTCGAAGCCTCCGTCGGGACGCTGCGCGCGGGCTCGTTCCGCCGACTTGCGATCGCCAACCCCGATCTCGCGCCGTACGGCGCCGCAGCTCGGGAGACTCTGCAAGAACTCGGTCTTTGGAAGAGCCTCCGTGGGAAGATCGCCTTCGGCGAGAATGTCGGGCAGGCCTTCGCCATGATCGCCTCGGGAAACGCGGAACTCGGATTCACTGCACTCTCGTCCGTGCTCAGTGCGCGTAACGTCCGTGCGGGGAGTCTCTGGGAGGTTCCGGCGAACCTGCACGCACCGGTCCGCCAGGACTCAGTCCTGCTGGAGCGCGGCCAAGGCAAGGCGGCTGCACGCGACTTCTACCTCTTTCTCGGCAGCCCGGAGGCCCGAAACGTCGTCGAGTCGTTCGGCTTCATCGTCGACGGAGCAGTTGGGCCGCTGGACGACAGTCAGCCCGGGGAGAGGCCGGGGGCGCCGGCCCAGGGGCCTGTCGGCAAGCGACGCCCGGGACAGTTCATCAACCGATGA